In Anthonomus grandis grandis chromosome 6, icAntGran1.3, whole genome shotgun sequence, one DNA window encodes the following:
- the LOC126737465 gene encoding multiple inositol polyphosphate phosphatase 1: MIIQLLVLLPILHQSHSAPQQNLGSGGQFGSFYPQQNGDNLEEYCYRKDEDPYIYFGTKTSYDSLTRRGGQQHIVPGCQPVQFWSLNRHGTRLPKAAKIQKLRDLQYLRADLVRNYEEKKSYPAIGKLCFDDYNLLRRWRWNDNITEDKAASLTQQGINELRLIARRYKAKFPQLLNQPYSDQTYYFQYTQTDRTHDSYQAYIEGLFNQDFYKVHANTFGNDMLLKPYRNCKAWQERIDDNPETDKQYREFLESEDYQKMLQQVSRRLGFNYPLNVSTIQDVYDMCRFNKAWQLDQPSSWCVAFTKEHLKLLEYAEDLKGYYNTGYGSPLAKYIGCGPIQDMFRKFEKTVQGYPDGNKASGLFTHAATMQAVYSTLGIAKDQTLLRADNYRQHQQKRLWRTSVINPFAANLVAVLYQCQSSNQQNPTFKVMFFLNEEPIEEFLGCSLGLCDWETVDQNFREIVENCNVDAFCDGSSSAQRVTLSIGLRILFSAVLLFSALIS; encoded by the exons atgattatccAACTACTAGTTCTTCTACCAATTTTACACCAGTCCCATTCCGCACCCCAGCAAAACTTAGGTAGTGGTGGTCAATTTGGTAGTTTCTACCCACAACAAAACGGTGACAACTTAGAAGAGTATTGCTATAGAAAGGACGAAGATCCATACATCTATTTTGGCACCAAAACCTCGTACGATAGCTTGACTAGAAGAGGAGGACAACAGCATATTGTCCCAG gTTGCCAACCTGTTCAGTTTTGGTCCTTAAACCGTCATGGCACGCGACTTCCAAAGGCAGCGAAAATTCAGAAATTAAGAGATTTGCAGTATTTGAGAGCTGACTTAGTGAGGAATTATGAAGAGAAGAAGAGTTATCCAGCTATTGGGAAATTGTGTTTTGACGactataatttattaagaag ATGGAGATGGAATGACAATATAACAGAAGATAAGGCAGCATCTTTAACTCAACAAGGTATCAACGAACTTAGACTGATAGCCAGACGTTACAAGGCCAAATTTCCTCAACTTTTAAACCAGCCCTATAGCGATCAAACTTACTAC TTCCAATACACACAAACAGACAGAACCCACGATAGCTATCAAGCCTACATCGAAGGACTTTTTAATCAAGATTTTTACAAGGTGCATGCAAACACCTTTGGCAATGATATGCTGCTCAAA cCCTACAGGAACTGTAAAGCCTGGCAAGAAAGAATTGACGACAATCCAGAAACGGACAAACAATACAGGGAATTTCTGGAATCTGAAGATTATCAAAAGATGCTGCAACAGGTATCCAGGAGACTCGGGTTTAATTATCCTCTTAATGTCAGCACAATACAAGACGTATACGATATGTGCCGATTTAATAAAGCTTG GCAACTGGATCAACCTTCTTCTTGGTGTGTAGCATTTACCAAAGAACATTTAAAGCTTTTGGAATATGCAGAAGATTTAAAGGGATATTACAACACTGGCTACGGAAGTCCTTTGGCAAAATACATTGGATGTGGTCCTATCCAGGATATGTTTAGGAAGTTTGAAAAAACTGTACAAG GTTACCCGGATGGCAATAAAGCTTCTGGTCTCTTTACTCATGCAGCCACAATGCAAGCCGTATACTCGACATTGGGTATTGCCAAAGATCAAACTCTTCTTAGAGCAGATAACTATAGACAGCATCAGCAAAAGAGATTGTGGAGAACTTCCGTGATTAATCCATTTGCTGCTAATTTAGTAGCAGTTTTGTATCA GTGTCAATCCAGCAATCAACAGAATCCAACTTTCAAAGTAATGTTCTTCTTGAATGAAGAGCCTATTGAAGAATTCCTGGGCTGTTCTCTGGGGCTGTGCGATTGGGAGACTGTAGATCAAAATTTCCGGGAAATAGTCGAAAATTGTAATGTAGACGCTTTTTGTGATGGAAGCAGTTCTGCTCAGAGGGTCACACTCTCTATTGGgctaagaatattattttcagcAGTGTTACTATTTTCTGCGTTAATAAGTTAA